From Xiphophorus hellerii strain 12219 chromosome 20, Xiphophorus_hellerii-4.1, whole genome shotgun sequence, the proteins below share one genomic window:
- the LOC116710894 gene encoding protein SSUH2 homolog encodes MYSAAIYPPQHAPAANPFASMPGYEGIGAGGFLPPPVPLQPVAPAQPGLTPEEWNIPALSEDVAREAFKDYVQAQCCYQSGPANEGVITNMESFNTYRLRLETFAESRSTEMAEKPYEGETADFYAQPAPTPWEVQTKTPELFTKHTEEIRVPYTSNIKECNACHAEGTVSCKDCEAKGYKQCNKCNGSGKNEEENCTDCNGTGKDRCSKCSGAGKKKCETCKGKKKLLTFIKLKVEWANHVDNHVVEQNSGLKAEELNSVNGKELHKMTQIMVYPLYGFPNPAIVEASDRLIKEHQSKYAQTSRILQQRQTVELIPCY; translated from the exons ATGTACAGCGCAG CTATATATCCGCCTCAACATGCCCCTGCAGCCAACCCGTTCGCAAGCATGCCTGGCTATGAGGGAATTGGTGCAG GTGGTTTTTTGCCTCCTCCTGTACCTTTACAGCCTGTAGCTCCAGCCCAACCTGGCCTCACTCCTGAAGAATGGAA catccCCGCTCTGTCAGAGGATGTTGCTCGTGAGGCATTCAAAGACTATGTGCAAGCTCAGTGCTGCTACCAATCAGGCCCAGCCAATGAGGGTGTTATCACCAACATGGAGTCATTTAACACATACAGG TTGCGTCTGGAGACATTCGCTGAGTCCAGATCAACTGAGATGGCCGAGAAACCGTATGAAG GGGAAACAGCTGACTTCTACGCTCAGCCTGCCCCCACACCTTGGGAAGTCCAGACCAAGACCCCTGAGCTCTTCACCAAACACACTGAGGAGATCCGAGTGCCATACACCTCCAATATCAAG GAATGTAACGCCTGCCATGCCGAAGGAACAGTGTCCTGCAAAGACTGCGAGGCAAAAGGATAT AAACAATGCAATAAATGCAATGGCTCTGGTAAGAATGAGGAGGAAAACTGCACTGACTGCAATGGAACAGGAAAGGACAG gTGTTCAAAGTGCAGTGGTGCGGGAAAAAAGAAGTGTGAAAcctgtaaaggaaaaaaaaaattgctgaccTTCATCAAACTCAAAGTGGAGTG GGCTAACCATGTGGACAACCATGTGGTGGAGCAAAACTCTGGCCTGAAGGCTGAAGAGTTGAACTCCGTGAATGGCAAGGAGCTGCATAAGATGACCCAGATCATG GTCTACCCGCTGTATGGGTTCCCAAATCCAGCCATCGTTGAGGCCTCTGACCGTCTGATCAAAGAGCATCAATCCAAGTATGCTCAGACATCCAGGATCCTGCAGCAG AGGCAGACTGTTGAGTTGATCCCCTGTTACTAA